A section of the Leptospira barantonii genome encodes:
- a CDS encoding universal stress protein, which produces MQRFIKKILVPVDGSESSKKALEMGIAIAKAANASLTVLEVVEEFGPLPGYYEKAPEGKDRVKWISEQRFEKIHSPLDESPEIKWDRLVLEGYPADTIVETATKGNYDMIVIGSRGLSAVGRFLVGSVSDRIVHHATCSVTVVR; this is translated from the coding sequence ATGCAAAGATTCATCAAAAAAATTTTAGTCCCCGTGGACGGTTCAGAGAGTTCCAAAAAAGCTTTGGAGATGGGAATTGCGATCGCGAAGGCGGCCAATGCAAGCCTCACCGTTTTGGAGGTAGTCGAAGAATTCGGTCCACTTCCCGGTTATTACGAAAAGGCCCCCGAAGGAAAGGACAGAGTGAAATGGATTTCGGAACAAAGATTCGAAAAGATCCATTCTCCCTTGGACGAATCTCCGGAAATCAAATGGGATCGATTGGTTTTGGAAGGTTATCCCGCCGACACGATCGTCGAAACGGCTACTAAAGGAAATTATGATATGATTGTGATCGGTTCGAGAGGTCTTTCCGCGGTGGGAAGATTTTTAGTCGGCTCGGTTTCCGATCGGATCGTTCATCACGCGACTTGTTCGGTCACGGTGGTTCGTTGA
- a CDS encoding SelL-related redox protein, whose amino-acid sequence MEFLPESFSTREATGIHLRNKTILPCLPPRLSLLVFLRHSGCIFSREAISDLREISESCLSFPPILFFFPGTPNDCEKFFEGVWEDASVVADPKTEFYQDLKLDTANLVQLASPEVLIGTARATLKGHFYGIPGRNPLQMPGVFLVVRDRIVWEHRYRHIGDHPDWKNLPGVTLLPGAEFGPDVMPA is encoded by the coding sequence ATGGAGTTTCTTCCTGAAAGTTTCTCGACTCGCGAAGCGACAGGAATTCATCTGAGAAACAAAACCATTCTCCCTTGTCTTCCTCCTCGTTTGAGTCTTCTCGTATTCTTAAGACATTCGGGTTGTATCTTCAGCCGGGAAGCGATTTCCGATCTTCGTGAAATTTCGGAAAGTTGTCTTTCCTTTCCTCCCATTTTATTTTTTTTTCCGGGAACACCGAACGATTGCGAAAAATTTTTCGAAGGTGTTTGGGAAGACGCTTCGGTGGTCGCCGATCCGAAAACGGAATTCTATCAGGATTTAAAATTGGATACGGCCAATCTAGTACAACTCGCGAGTCCCGAGGTTTTGATCGGAACCGCAAGGGCCACGTTAAAAGGACATTTTTACGGAATTCCCGGCCGCAATCCTTTACAGATGCCGGGGGTGTTCTTAGTGGTGCGGGACCGGATCGTTTGGGAACACAGATACAGACATATCGGAGATCATCCCGATTGGAAAAATCTTCCCGGAGTTACCTTGTTGCCGGGAGCGGAGTTCGGACCCGACGTTATGCCCGCTTAA
- a CDS encoding TerC family protein codes for MELLTLDTVIAILTLTLMEIVLGIDNIVFLSIVSGKLPKTQQNKARNLGLTLALGFRIGLLFAVSWIASLTNALFTIADFAVSGRDLIMLGGGLFLIAKSTSEIHGKVEGIEDENSKSKKEKISFWSVIVQLILLDIIFSVDSIVTAVGLSGNFQVMVAAVILSMIVMLIFSGTVSDFINEHPTMKVLALSFLIMIGAMLFADGLHFHIPKGYVYFSMAFSLGVELINMKIRKAGTKKH; via the coding sequence ATGGAACTTCTCACACTCGATACAGTGATCGCAATTCTGACCCTGACCTTGATGGAAATCGTTCTCGGGATCGACAATATAGTTTTTCTATCCATCGTTTCCGGAAAACTTCCCAAAACTCAACAGAACAAAGCGAGAAATCTCGGACTTACCCTTGCCCTCGGTTTTAGAATCGGTTTGTTGTTCGCGGTCAGTTGGATCGCTTCCCTAACCAATGCTCTTTTTACGATCGCCGATTTTGCGGTTTCGGGAAGGGATTTGATTATGCTCGGCGGAGGACTTTTTCTAATCGCAAAAAGTACGAGCGAGATTCACGGAAAAGTGGAAGGAATCGAAGATGAGAATTCCAAATCCAAAAAGGAAAAAATTTCTTTCTGGAGCGTGATCGTTCAGTTGATCCTTCTCGACATCATTTTTTCGGTCGATTCGATCGTAACCGCGGTGGGTTTATCCGGAAACTTTCAAGTGATGGTGGCCGCAGTGATTCTATCCATGATCGTGATGCTTATCTTTTCAGGAACGGTCAGCGATTTTATCAACGAACATCCTACGATGAAGGTATTGGCGCTTTCGTTTTTGATCATGATCGGAGCGATGTTGTTCGCGGACGGTCTTCACTTTCATATCCCGAAAGGATACGTATATTTTTCGATGGCATTCTCGCTCGGAGTGGAACTGATCAATATGAAAATCAGAAAGGCGGGAACTAAGAAACACTGA
- a CDS encoding acyl-CoA--6-aminopenicillanic acid acyltransferase: MCDTFVATPSFTGTGSMIFGKNSDREPNEAQALLRVPSRTGETKTRCTYIEVPGVPQTQEVILSKPFQMWGAEMGANASGVVIGNEAVFTKIPFEKKNQGLTGMDLLRLSLERSKDAESARETILDLLEKFGQDACGGYTNSSFYYHNSFIIVDSKNAFVLETAGKFWAWKKIEGFYSISNGLTLEDDYDSIHPKAIEFALQKGWIKNGETFSFRKAFSDSFFTFFSKCKVRRARTGAMGTFKKGNLDARAAMEILRQEGEPGERGNFYPSASDMGSVCLHATGPITPNGTTGSLVAELKTDSSQNRFWFTGTSIPSISLFLPAGFPGTSFLEKNFEAPTAELDTSLWWTHEKFYREIQRFYPEAKRLVQPRIDSLEEDWFQELKKLEKDTNPSKGLDLLSGKAASAALQEYRVWNANLLNELKKNQPKKVFAPFYRLQWSFWNQKAGISVS, translated from the coding sequence ATGTGTGATACATTCGTTGCCACACCTTCCTTTACCGGAACGGGTTCTATGATCTTTGGAAAAAATTCGGATCGTGAACCGAACGAGGCGCAGGCTCTGCTTCGTGTTCCTTCTCGAACCGGAGAAACAAAAACACGTTGTACTTACATCGAAGTTCCCGGCGTTCCACAAACACAAGAAGTGATTCTTTCCAAACCATTTCAGATGTGGGGAGCGGAGATGGGTGCGAACGCATCCGGCGTCGTCATCGGAAACGAAGCGGTCTTCACAAAAATTCCTTTTGAAAAAAAGAATCAAGGTCTCACGGGAATGGATCTGCTTCGTCTTTCATTGGAAAGAAGCAAGGACGCGGAAAGTGCAAGAGAAACGATCTTGGATCTTCTTGAAAAATTCGGTCAGGACGCTTGCGGCGGTTATACGAATTCTTCCTTTTACTATCATAACAGTTTTATCATCGTGGATTCAAAGAACGCGTTCGTGCTCGAAACCGCGGGAAAGTTTTGGGCTTGGAAAAAGATAGAAGGTTTTTATTCGATTTCCAACGGACTTACTTTGGAAGACGACTACGATTCGATTCATCCGAAAGCGATCGAGTTCGCTTTACAAAAAGGTTGGATTAAAAACGGAGAAACGTTTTCGTTCCGCAAAGCGTTTTCGGATTCATTCTTCACTTTTTTTAGCAAGTGTAAGGTGCGCAGGGCGAGAACCGGCGCGATGGGAACATTCAAAAAAGGGAATTTAGACGCGAGGGCCGCGATGGAAATTCTCAGACAGGAAGGAGAACCGGGAGAACGCGGAAATTTTTATCCTTCTGCCTCGGACATGGGTTCGGTTTGTCTACACGCTACCGGTCCGATTACGCCTAACGGTACTACCGGTTCCTTGGTTGCGGAGCTGAAGACGGATTCTTCCCAAAATCGTTTTTGGTTTACGGGAACGTCGATTCCTTCGATTTCCTTATTTCTTCCCGCGGGTTTTCCGGGAACTTCCTTCTTGGAAAAAAATTTCGAGGCGCCGACCGCGGAGCTGGATACTTCTCTTTGGTGGACTCACGAAAAATTCTACAGAGAAATTCAGCGTTTTTATCCTGAGGCGAAACGACTCGTTCAACCGAGGATCGATTCTTTGGAAGAAGATTGGTTTCAAGAACTGAAGAAACTTGAAAAAGATACGAACCCTTCGAAAGGTTTGGATCTTTTGAGCGGAAAGGCCGCGAGCGCGGCCCTTCAGGAATATCGCGTATGGAACGCGAATTTGTTAAACGAACTGAAAAAAAATCAGCCTAAGAAAGTATTCGCGCCCTTCTACAGATTGCAATGGTCCTTTTGGAATCAGAAGGCCGGGATCAGTGTTTCTTAG
- a CDS encoding acyl-CoA thioesterase has protein sequence MAKPIRYSYSYFQKVAWGDMDAFGHVNHVVYAKYFENARANYFTDLNLWDTPDRPSEGGPVITHIQVEYRRQVRYPETLEITMQVDGVTSRSFHISCTMWNGEGDCVATASGEFLWFNFATQKPTQLPEIYKNLFSQSQVSK, from the coding sequence ATGGCAAAACCGATTCGTTATTCTTACAGTTATTTTCAAAAGGTTGCTTGGGGCGATATGGACGCGTTCGGACACGTAAATCACGTAGTCTACGCGAAGTATTTTGAAAACGCTAGGGCCAATTACTTTACGGACCTAAACCTCTGGGATACCCCGGATCGTCCTTCCGAGGGAGGACCCGTAATCACGCATATCCAAGTGGAATACAGAAGGCAGGTTCGATATCCGGAAACCTTGGAGATTACCATGCAGGTGGACGGAGTGACTTCCAGATCGTTTCACATATCTTGTACGATGTGGAACGGAGAAGGGGACTGTGTAGCCACCGCAAGCGGAGAATTTCTTTGGTTCAACTTCGCGACACAAAAACCGACCCAACTGCCTGAGATTTATAAGAACTTATTTTCACAGAGCCAAGTTTCCAAATAA
- a CDS encoding tetratricopeptide repeat protein, whose protein sequence is MNKFATIALFLSIFTGLYAMPEAQKVEEELNKFTPENEIQLANKLSALGSLKQKVRDYNSAIDLYNQSLNVREKMGEKESSGYALVLYLKSISEFRQGKSCQALENIKNVISIYQKIGDIDSALNAEEEAFKKYQEACSIHMENVANAQ, encoded by the coding sequence ATGAACAAGTTTGCAACAATCGCTCTCTTTTTAAGCATTTTTACCGGACTTTATGCAATGCCAGAGGCCCAAAAGGTCGAGGAAGAGCTTAATAAGTTTACACCTGAGAACGAAATCCAGCTCGCAAACAAGCTCAGCGCCTTGGGTAGCCTCAAACAAAAAGTAAGAGACTACAACTCTGCAATCGATCTTTACAACCAATCTCTCAATGTTCGTGAGAAAATGGGAGAAAAAGAATCTTCCGGATACGCTCTGGTTCTTTACCTCAAATCCATCTCTGAGTTCCGTCAAGGGAAGTCTTGCCAGGCACTTGAGAACATCAAAAACGTTATTTCAATCTATCAGAAAATCGGGGACATCGACTCTGCTCTGAATGCGGAAGAAGAAGCTTTCAAAAAGTATCAAGAAGCATGTTCCATCCATATGGAGAATGTTGCGAACGCTCAGTAA
- the hpf gene encoding ribosome hibernation-promoting factor, HPF/YfiA family: protein MKINYNWKNVDHSKAAEEYADSKLDRVSKYLHTVQSFEISFEMIHGEVSANLNLHGDGNKFNAQNSNKDIYACIDGLEDKIVKQVSKHHDKKATH, encoded by the coding sequence ATGAAAATAAATTATAACTGGAAAAACGTCGATCATTCCAAAGCGGCGGAAGAATATGCGGACAGCAAACTGGATCGTGTTTCTAAATACCTTCATACGGTTCAGTCTTTTGAAATCTCTTTTGAAATGATTCACGGAGAAGTTAGCGCAAATCTAAATCTGCACGGAGACGGAAACAAGTTCAACGCTCAAAATTCGAATAAAGACATCTACGCTTGTATCGACGGCTTGGAAGACAAAATCGTAAAACAAGTCAGCAAACATCACGATAAAAAAGCAACCCACTGA
- a CDS encoding tetratricopeptide repeat protein, with product MSFSRKLEEANQYISDGDFDKAKKAFDSLLAEDPENPETIAGFFISSYWDNRLDRIHNAKEGRERSHLLVQYFSEFQNAFELRKFTGNSSFRAISESVLSEAVDQLKISVQREGLHFQDPSALLSLIRELIRFRDYRNALEILNYSSSVERNSPEFLYLRAESLFQTGEERKSMILFREAFLKDPSAAPLGVLKSEPILVWIEKLKDSYQDESDLKEILPVVLAERGIFEETRNYSEKEILGYYQNLIRLKDTLNSRKDLYDFKIRCRILQHACLILDVYRGMQYSEIYQESKRILDSVDPGFVQRRQDGIKR from the coding sequence ATGTCCTTTTCCAGAAAACTCGAAGAAGCCAATCAATACATCAGCGATGGAGATTTCGACAAAGCCAAAAAGGCTTTCGATTCTCTTCTTGCGGAAGATCCGGAAAATCCGGAAACGATCGCGGGATTTTTTATCTCTTCGTATTGGGACAATCGTTTGGATCGGATTCACAACGCAAAAGAAGGTCGTGAAAGAAGTCATCTTCTCGTTCAATATTTTTCCGAATTTCAAAACGCGTTCGAACTTCGAAAGTTTACGGGCAATTCTTCCTTTCGAGCGATTTCGGAATCGGTTTTATCGGAAGCCGTCGACCAACTCAAAATTTCGGTTCAAAGAGAAGGTCTTCATTTTCAAGATCCGTCCGCTCTTTTGAGTTTGATTCGAGAATTGATCCGCTTTAGAGACTACAGAAACGCGCTTGAGATTCTCAATTATTCTTCCTCTGTGGAAAGAAATTCTCCGGAGTTCTTATATCTGAGAGCCGAGTCCCTTTTTCAAACCGGAGAAGAAAGAAAATCGATGATTCTTTTCCGAGAAGCCTTTTTAAAGGATCCTTCCGCGGCTCCTCTGGGTGTTTTAAAATCGGAACCGATTCTTGTCTGGATCGAGAAGCTGAAAGATTCTTATCAGGACGAATCCGATCTAAAGGAAATACTTCCGGTCGTTTTGGCGGAGCGTGGTATCTTCGAAGAAACCAGAAATTATTCCGAAAAGGAAATTCTCGGATATTATCAAAATCTAATTCGTTTGAAGGATACTCTCAATTCGAGAAAGGATCTATACGATTTTAAGATTCGGTGTAGAATTCTACAACACGCGTGTCTGATCCTGGATGTTTACAGAGGAATGCAATACAGTGAAATTTATCAGGAGTCCAAGAGGATTTTGGACTCCGTCGATCCCGGCTTTGTTCAAAGACGTCAAGACGGGATTAAAAGATAA
- a CDS encoding LIMLP_12425 family protein, with translation MKSLQSKFKVPLFLRKEDGDLLKIENSLVKTMSELRDKELRSINLSDEFSIRLKNQLKAIRPERENGWERIRENVFANRGLQFSFSAILAFAIVFVTYNRFQSSGEPILTERSGTVFGQSEAGNFQDIPSSGKFQSELDKSLLKQIPNTTESRKTIDSLRKYFSEKGDLRMAEEMDRILEQTQGNNP, from the coding sequence ATGAAAAGTTTACAGTCAAAATTCAAGGTTCCGCTTTTCCTCCGAAAGGAAGACGGAGATTTGCTCAAGATAGAAAATTCTTTAGTGAAAACGATGTCCGAACTCAGGGACAAAGAACTTCGTAGCATAAACCTAAGCGACGAATTCTCGATTCGATTGAAAAATCAACTGAAGGCAATCCGCCCCGAGCGTGAAAACGGATGGGAAAGAATCCGAGAAAACGTCTTCGCGAATCGCGGTCTTCAATTTTCCTTTTCGGCCATTTTGGCATTTGCAATCGTCTTCGTAACGTACAACAGATTTCAAAGTTCCGGCGAACCGATTCTTACCGAAAGATCGGGAACCGTTTTCGGACAATCCGAAGCGGGCAACTTTCAGGACATTCCTTCCTCCGGCAAGTTTCAATCCGAATTGGACAAATCCCTTCTCAAACAGATTCCGAATACTACCGAATCCAGAAAGACGATCGATTCTCTTAGGAAATATTTTTCCGAAAAAGGCGATCTGAGAATGGCGGAAGAGATGGATCGGATTCTCGAACAAACCCAAGGAAACAATCCCTAA
- a CDS encoding RNA polymerase sigma factor, giving the protein MEQKQIIPKKPTLREIEIGLLKKIKEGDDEAYIQLVNPFRERLYRKAISMVKDGDDAEDIVQDALISGYRSIRNFRAESGVYTWLYRIVVNKSKDLLAKRKRAKENSMDDKEYQVTDDRVGFEKKIELSDESNYLITKINELEDLYKEVIELRYFEEMSYAQIAEVLGTNVGTVKSRLFKAKEFLKHLILQDGKGEGYFR; this is encoded by the coding sequence ATGGAACAAAAACAAATCATTCCTAAGAAACCCACTTTAAGAGAAATCGAAATCGGTCTTCTCAAAAAGATCAAGGAAGGGGACGACGAGGCTTATATCCAACTCGTAAATCCTTTTCGAGAAAGGCTCTATCGCAAAGCCATCTCCATGGTCAAGGACGGAGACGACGCGGAGGACATCGTACAAGACGCGTTGATCTCCGGATACAGATCCATTCGAAACTTTCGCGCCGAGTCCGGTGTTTATACCTGGCTTTATCGTATCGTGGTCAACAAATCCAAGGACTTGTTAGCGAAACGGAAACGAGCTAAAGAGAATTCCATGGACGATAAGGAATACCAGGTAACGGACGATCGCGTCGGATTCGAAAAAAAAATTGAACTTAGTGATGAGTCCAACTATCTAATTACCAAAATCAACGAGTTGGAAGATCTCTACAAAGAGGTGATCGAACTCAGATACTTCGAAGAAATGTCCTACGCACAGATCGCCGAAGTTCTGGGAACCAACGTGGGAACCGTAAAGAGCAGGCTCTTTAAGGCGAAGGAATTTCTCAAACATTTGATTTTGCAAGATGGTAAGGGTGAAGGATACTTTAGGTAA
- a CDS encoding PilZ domain-containing protein, translating into MSGNPDQQPRSHRYYPGSYADYIIQIEFGLITLHAKLGNISETGICLILNGQDLDVTEPVHGSVIEKKSGKRLEFEGDIVWAGPETIDHKERFVYGLRYRMPMVLTETLVLINLSLQDP; encoded by the coding sequence ATGTCCGGCAACCCAGATCAACAGCCAAGAAGTCATAGATACTATCCGGGTAGTTACGCCGACTATATCATTCAAATCGAATTCGGTTTGATCACACTTCACGCAAAACTCGGAAACATTTCCGAAACCGGAATCTGTCTTATCTTAAACGGGCAGGACTTGGACGTAACCGAACCGGTACACGGTTCGGTAATCGAAAAGAAATCGGGGAAACGTCTCGAGTTCGAAGGAGATATCGTCTGGGCCGGACCGGAAACAATCGATCACAAAGAGAGATTCGTCTACGGATTGCGGTATCGAATGCCCATGGTTTTGACGGAAACCCTGGTTTTGATCAATCTTTCTCTCCAAGATCCCTGA
- a CDS encoding MBOAT family O-acyltransferase, with protein sequence MLFPTLEFFVFFIFVFLVYWYVIPYFLGKDTKALTASHFFLLVVSYYFYMSWDWRFGGLILLSTVIDFVLAAKIHSSQDQRNRFILITVSLVLNLVFILGFFKYYNFFADSINLFLGNFGVKNALPILHIILPVGISFYTFQSLSYTIDVYRGQILPEKSFLRFALFVSFFPQLVAGPIVTARTFLHQMNTTKNLTDIQFRIALRYFIMGYIKKVVLSDNVAPITEKIYAHPESFGTAAIWLAATLFMIQIYCDFSGYTDMAYGSALLLGYELPENFRMPFIGRSITEYWRRWHITLSTWLRDYVYISLGGNRAGVFRHRFNLWFTMFVAGFWHGAAWTFIIWGTCQGTLLLIESMYKSYKEKHFPNFRLLPEKIGVPIQIILTNLIGISVGTWFRAESIEKEWIMLKKMFVYTEGGLRPYMLKTGIPVILCVIIAQWLGYQIFEKKKEWNPPVWLEFACYPIIAVILALLTPDLELPFIYFQF encoded by the coding sequence TTGCTTTTTCCTACTTTAGAATTTTTCGTATTTTTTATCTTCGTATTCCTGGTTTACTGGTATGTGATTCCGTATTTTTTAGGAAAAGATACGAAGGCTCTTACCGCTTCGCATTTTTTTCTTCTCGTCGTTAGTTACTATTTCTACATGAGTTGGGATTGGAGATTCGGCGGTCTCATCCTTCTTTCCACCGTGATCGATTTCGTCCTCGCGGCTAAAATTCATTCTTCCCAAGATCAAAGAAACAGATTCATTCTGATCACGGTCAGTTTAGTTTTGAACCTCGTATTCATTCTCGGTTTTTTCAAATATTATAATTTCTTTGCGGACTCGATCAATCTCTTCCTCGGAAACTTCGGAGTCAAAAACGCGCTTCCGATTCTGCACATCATTCTCCCCGTGGGAATTTCCTTTTATACGTTTCAATCTTTGAGTTATACGATCGACGTCTATCGCGGACAGATTCTCCCCGAGAAAAGTTTTTTACGATTCGCTTTGTTCGTTTCTTTTTTTCCACAACTCGTCGCCGGTCCGATCGTAACCGCAAGAACCTTTTTGCATCAGATGAACACAACGAAAAATCTGACCGACATTCAGTTCAGAATCGCGCTCCGTTATTTCATCATGGGTTATATCAAGAAGGTTGTGCTTTCGGATAACGTGGCTCCTATCACCGAAAAAATTTACGCACATCCCGAGAGTTTCGGAACCGCCGCTATTTGGCTGGCCGCGACTTTGTTTATGATTCAGATCTATTGCGACTTCAGCGGTTATACGGATATGGCCTATGGGTCCGCTCTTCTTTTAGGATACGAACTTCCCGAAAACTTTCGGATGCCGTTTATCGGAAGAAGTATCACCGAATACTGGAGAAGATGGCATATCACTCTTTCCACTTGGCTTCGCGATTACGTTTATATCTCTCTCGGAGGAAACCGAGCGGGAGTGTTTCGACATCGATTCAATCTTTGGTTTACTATGTTTGTCGCCGGTTTTTGGCACGGCGCGGCTTGGACCTTTATCATCTGGGGGACCTGTCAAGGAACTCTCTTACTCATCGAATCGATGTATAAGAGTTATAAGGAAAAACACTTTCCGAACTTCAGACTTCTTCCCGAAAAGATCGGAGTTCCGATTCAGATCATTCTTACGAACTTGATCGGAATTTCGGTCGGCACATGGTTCAGAGCCGAGTCCATCGAGAAAGAATGGATCATGTTGAAAAAGATGTTCGTATATACCGAAGGCGGCTTACGTCCTTATATGTTGAAGACCGGAATCCCGGTGATTCTCTGCGTGATCATCGCACAGTGGCTCGGTTATCAGATCTTTGAAAAAAAGAAAGAATGGAACCCGCCGGTCTGGCTCGAGTTTGCTTGTTATCCGATCATCGCGGTTATTCTCGCTCTTTTAACTCCGGACTTAGAACTGCCGTTTATCTATTTTCAATTTTGA
- a CDS encoding DUF3332 domain-containing protein gives MQLTKFRKSIVAILVPMFFLASFANCFGKFAITKKVYDVNESFNIGSGLFAKFIKTLVMYFPFSILYAVGFFFDLILFNLIEFWSGSNPVGYNEYDENGKFAKTFEEKGEKLTLVYTDFGKRLDITAEKDGSVQTLSALRSEPGKFFVEKNGKLEEIVVTSETVGSKTILKMAEQGKLKSTKVVDTKTLSDLEEKLSSESL, from the coding sequence ATGCAACTAACCAAGTTTCGTAAGTCTATCGTAGCAATTCTCGTCCCGATGTTCTTTCTCGCTTCCTTCGCGAATTGTTTCGGTAAATTCGCAATCACCAAAAAAGTTTACGATGTGAACGAGAGCTTCAATATCGGTAGCGGATTGTTTGCGAAATTCATCAAGACTCTTGTAATGTATTTTCCTTTCAGCATTCTTTACGCAGTGGGTTTCTTTTTCGACTTAATTCTTTTCAACCTGATCGAGTTCTGGTCCGGAAGCAACCCGGTCGGTTACAACGAATATGATGAAAACGGCAAGTTCGCAAAAACTTTCGAAGAAAAGGGAGAGAAACTGACTCTGGTTTATACCGACTTCGGAAAAAGACTCGATATCACCGCTGAAAAAGACGGAAGCGTACAAACTCTTTCCGCTCTTCGTTCCGAGCCCGGTAAATTCTTCGTTGAGAAGAATGGAAAGTTGGAAGAGATCGTTGTGACCTCAGAAACAGTCGGATCGAAAACGATTTTGAAAATGGCCGAACAAGGAAAACTCAAGTCTACGAAAGTTGTCGATACGAAAACGTTAAGCGACTTGGAAGAAAAACTTTCTTCCGAATCTCTTTAA
- a CDS encoding DUF192 domain-containing protein, which translates to MQSLKRKTLTFLLFFLVLAISHNVSARDLEKITIYVDEHPLIVEVVNTQADRAKGLMFRKNLGENEGMLFVFSAPEYLSFWMKNTWIPLSIAYFNRDRRITDIHDMKPNQTTELYHSSEKALYALEVNQGWFAKRKIGKYGTLKIPDRIKAGE; encoded by the coding sequence ATGCAATCATTGAAACGAAAAACTTTAACTTTCCTCTTATTCTTCCTTGTCCTTGCGATTTCGCATAATGTATCCGCGCGCGATCTCGAAAAAATCACGATCTACGTGGACGAACATCCTTTGATCGTGGAGGTCGTGAATACACAAGCGGATCGCGCCAAGGGTTTGATGTTTCGTAAAAATCTCGGCGAAAACGAGGGAATGTTGTTCGTTTTTTCCGCGCCGGAATACTTGAGTTTTTGGATGAAGAATACTTGGATTCCTCTCAGCATCGCCTACTTCAATCGGGATCGAAGAATCACGGATATCCACGACATGAAACCGAATCAAACAACCGAGTTGTATCATTCCAGTGAAAAGGCTTTGTATGCTTTGGAAGTGAACCAGGGTTGGTTTGCAAAAAGGAAGATCGGAAAATACGGAACGTTAAAAATTCCGGATCGAATCAAAGCGGGGGAGTAA
- a CDS encoding enoyl-CoA hydratase/isomerase family protein, whose translation MSEKIINVTKEGQIAILTIQRPSALNALNREVLTAIGQEVEALEKDNNIRVLIVTGEGKAFVAGADIAEMKDLNIAQGEEFSKLGNGVFQKLHQSRIVSIAAINGFSLGGGLELALACDIRVGSEKAKLGLPEVSLGLIPGFGGTQRLARLIGYARAIELVVTGDMITAEEGYRIGILNKLVKEGEDLLAFSKTIANSILKKGPQAIERVKKTIQQGLDVSLQQGISIEEKAFGACFDGGQSKEGMGAFLEKRPAQF comes from the coding sequence ATGAGTGAAAAAATAATCAACGTAACCAAAGAAGGTCAGATCGCAATTCTTACCATTCAAAGACCATCCGCTCTCAACGCTCTCAATCGCGAAGTTCTGACCGCCATCGGACAGGAAGTGGAAGCGCTTGAAAAAGACAATAACATCAGAGTATTGATCGTAACCGGAGAAGGAAAGGCATTCGTAGCCGGCGCGGACATCGCGGAGATGAAGGACTTAAACATAGCGCAAGGGGAAGAATTCTCCAAACTCGGAAACGGTGTATTCCAAAAATTGCATCAATCCAGAATCGTTTCGATCGCGGCCATCAACGGATTCTCCCTTGGCGGAGGTTTGGAACTTGCACTCGCTTGTGATATCAGAGTCGGTTCCGAAAAAGCGAAACTCGGTCTTCCCGAAGTTTCTTTGGGACTCATTCCGGGTTTCGGCGGAACACAAAGACTTGCAAGACTGATCGGTTATGCAAGAGCGATCGAACTCGTCGTGACCGGCGATATGATCACCGCGGAAGAAGGTTATAGAATCGGAATTCTAAACAAGCTCGTAAAAGAAGGCGAGGATCTATTAGCTTTTTCTAAAACGATTGCGAACTCGATTTTGAAAAAAGGTCCGCAGGCGATCGAAAGAGTGAAGAAGACGATTCAACAAGGTTTGGACGTTTCTTTACAACAGGGGATTTCGATCGAAGAAAAAGCGTTCGGCGCTTGTTTCGACGGCGGTCAATCCAAGGAAGGAATGGGCGCGTTTCTCGAAAAAAGACCCGCGCAGTTTTAA